One stretch of Hevea brasiliensis isolate MT/VB/25A 57/8 chromosome 12, ASM3005281v1, whole genome shotgun sequence DNA includes these proteins:
- the LOC110671502 gene encoding transcription factor MYB77, translating to MDGPGAANSYDDAKNSSTCARGHWRPAEDEKLRQLVEQYGAQNWNSIADKLQGRSGKSCRLRWFNQLDPRINRRPFTEEEEERLLAAHRIHGNKWALIARLFPGRTDNAVKNHWHVITARKQREQSKLSGKRSYQEGSSDSNTTTPNYFHPRKLRSQDLLSSGIGFENRTRVLEFRNPSADRIFSVVSSSNTSSPSWTFDPSYNSPSVVDHLSSRKLEGRDYFNNSSFYNTKNSSILDQQSIYGCYPNSSMHRSSTVWGLPNYRRVVPNPFGHLKLGDEHENHGMIKKELANFCYNSSTLKNNKKVSNQAEQGDQESMIRHKEVQFIDFLGVGISS from the exons ATGGATGGACCTGGGGCTGCGAACTCGTATGATGATGCTAAAAATAGTTCAACTTGTGCTAGAGGTCACTGGAGACCAGCTGAGGATGAGAAACTCAGGCAACTTGTTGAGCAATATGGCGCACAGAACTGGAATTCTATTGCTGACAAGCTTCAAGGAAGATCAG ggaaGAGTTGCAGATTGAGGTGGTTTAATCAACTCGACCCTAGAATCAACAGGAGACCATTcacagaagaagaagaggagagattACTGGCAGCTCATCGTATTCATGGAAACAAATGGGCTCTGATAGCCAGACTATTTCCAGGTCGAACTGATAATGCTGTGAAGAACCACTGGCATGTAATAACAGCAAGAAAACAAAGGGAACAATCCAAACTAAGTGGAAAGAGAAGTTATCAAGAAGGCTCAAGTGACTCCAACACTACCACCCCTAATTATTTTCATCCAAGAAAATTAAGGTCTCAAGACCTGTTGAGCTCAGGAATTGGATTTGAAAATAGAACTAGAGTCTTGGAATTTCGAAACCCCAGTGCAGATAGGATATTCTCAGTCGTCTCTTCCTCTAATACTTCTTCACCTTCCTGGACGTTTGACCCATCATACAATTCGCCTTCAGTAGTTGATCATTTATCATCCAGAAAATTAGAAGGAAGAGATTACTTCAATAATTCTAGTTTTTACAATACCAAGAACTCCTCAATTTTAGATCAACAATCTATTTATGGATGCTACCCAAATTCTTCCATGCATCGGAGTTCCACTGTTTGGGGGCTTCCAAACTACAGAAGGGTTGTTCCAAATCCGTTTGGGCACCTAAAACTTGGAGATGAGCATGAAAACCATGGAATGATCAAGAAAGAGTTGGCCAATTTTTGCTATAACTCATCCACATTGAAGAATAATAAGAAAGTGAGTAACCAGGCAGAACAAGGAGATCAAGAATCTATGATCAGACACAAGGAGGTTCAATTCATAGATTTTCTTGGTGTGGGTATATCTTCTTGA